In Zingiber officinale cultivar Zhangliang chromosome 6A, Zo_v1.1, whole genome shotgun sequence, a single genomic region encodes these proteins:
- the LOC121996221 gene encoding RING-H2 finger protein ATL48-like, with protein MGAGDADTEELFKSKKRANPFVPIGVLLTAGVLTAGIISFKRGNSELGQKLMRARVVAQGATVALMVGSAYHYGEEIKFFRKTN; from the exons ATGGGCGCTGGCGACGCAGATACAGAGGAGCTTTTTAAGAGCAAGAAGCGGGCGAATCCGTTCGTCCCTATCG GTGTACTCCTCACCGCTGGTGTACTCACGGCTGGTATAATTAGCTTCAAGAGAGGAAATTCCGAGCTGGGTCAGAAGCTGATGAGAGCTCGTGTTGTGGCTCAAGGTGCTACAGTTGCATTGATGGTCGGCAGCGCTTACCACTACGGTGAAGAGATAAAATTTTTTAGGAAAACAAATTAG